One segment of Paraburkholderia sp. PREW-6R DNA contains the following:
- a CDS encoding GntR family transcriptional regulator: MAESEALLHTMPPARSADDVYVAIKEALAGNQFGAGQYLREEQLAKSLGVSRTPVREALRRLDAEGWVETRPNYGVRVKAWTLQDAREIFEARLLIEPFLAGRAALKIGAPDLDRLRALADAMVSITRSPSTPESTDAWFAANGEFHAIITAAADNTRLDRSLRSMKETPLIKWTFVTYSDADRERSARQHVDLVLALEQRNAAWAEAITRCHILGAQQAVLGRYADEHRPA; encoded by the coding sequence ATGGCCGAGAGCGAAGCACTTTTGCATACAATGCCGCCCGCACGGTCCGCCGACGATGTCTACGTCGCGATCAAGGAAGCGCTGGCCGGCAATCAGTTCGGCGCGGGCCAATATCTTCGCGAAGAGCAGTTGGCAAAAAGCCTCGGCGTGAGCCGTACACCGGTGCGCGAGGCGCTACGTCGCCTCGACGCCGAAGGCTGGGTCGAAACGCGGCCCAATTACGGCGTACGCGTGAAAGCGTGGACGTTGCAGGACGCGCGCGAAATCTTCGAAGCGCGCCTCCTGATCGAGCCGTTTCTTGCCGGGCGGGCCGCGCTAAAAATTGGCGCGCCCGATCTGGACCGTCTGCGCGCGCTCGCGGACGCGATGGTGTCGATCACGCGCTCGCCGTCCACACCCGAATCGACCGACGCGTGGTTCGCTGCGAACGGCGAATTCCACGCCATCATCACCGCTGCCGCGGACAACACGCGGCTCGACCGTTCATTGCGATCGATGAAAGAGACGCCGCTCATCAAATGGACGTTCGTCACCTATAGCGATGCGGACCGCGAGCGCAGCGCGCGTCAGCACGTCGATCTCGTCCTCGCACTGGAGCAGCGCAATGCCGCGTGGGCTGAAGCCATCACGCGTTGCCACATTCTGGGCGCACAACAGGCCGTGCTCGGCCGGTATGCCGACGAGCATCGGCCTGCCTGA
- a CDS encoding MFS transporter, with product MLSTVNAGPRLDRLPISRFHRRILWLIGGGMFLDSFDIYLAGGVLGALTRSGWSTMQLNAAFLSSTFIGMLVGAFTAGMLGDAKGRKFTYQFNLAIFGLASIAGAVAPNMTWLIVCRFFMGLGLGAEIVVGYGSVGEFIPPAVRGKWSAYLSLITNSALFFSTFLGYLIIPTIGWRAMFAIVGVGALGVWVIRKKMPESPRWLESKGRYDEAEAILRAAEAESAQGQPLAPIVESARIATRPTTLVELFKGAQLRRTLLSVCVQIGVNVVIYGFIVWVPTFLMKQGLAMASSLGYTTLMSLGGPAGALLGVLIADRVGRRNGLIAVAAIAAVVGWLYGHSTSFEMATLLGFCLFTLTYLMVALGVATYIPELFATENRMRANGIAGCAGRITGILAPQLVVVMYAAGGVKDVLSVIVGVLIVMALVLAVFGIETNQRSLEEIAPEPEPQTDAALARSSLPR from the coding sequence ATGCTGAGCACGGTCAACGCAGGGCCCCGGCTGGACAGGCTACCCATTTCGCGCTTTCACCGACGGATTTTGTGGTTGATCGGTGGCGGAATGTTTCTCGACTCGTTCGACATTTATCTCGCCGGCGGCGTGCTCGGTGCGCTGACCCGAAGCGGCTGGTCGACGATGCAACTGAATGCCGCGTTCCTGTCGTCGACGTTCATCGGCATGCTCGTCGGCGCGTTCACCGCGGGCATGCTCGGCGATGCCAAAGGGCGCAAATTTACCTATCAGTTCAATCTGGCCATCTTCGGCCTCGCGTCGATTGCGGGCGCCGTTGCGCCGAACATGACGTGGCTGATCGTGTGCCGCTTTTTCATGGGCCTCGGGCTCGGCGCGGAGATCGTCGTCGGCTATGGGTCGGTGGGCGAATTCATTCCGCCTGCGGTGCGCGGCAAATGGTCGGCCTATCTGTCGTTGATCACGAATTCCGCCCTCTTCTTTTCGACGTTCCTCGGCTACCTCATCATTCCGACCATCGGCTGGCGTGCCATGTTCGCGATCGTCGGCGTCGGCGCGCTGGGCGTCTGGGTGATCCGCAAGAAAATGCCGGAGTCGCCGCGCTGGCTCGAATCAAAAGGACGCTACGACGAAGCCGAAGCGATCCTGCGTGCCGCCGAAGCTGAATCCGCGCAAGGGCAGCCGCTTGCGCCGATCGTGGAATCCGCGCGGATCGCCACACGCCCGACCACGCTCGTCGAACTGTTCAAGGGCGCGCAACTGCGCCGTACGCTGCTATCCGTCTGCGTGCAGATCGGCGTGAATGTGGTGATCTACGGCTTCATCGTATGGGTGCCGACGTTCCTGATGAAACAGGGCCTCGCAATGGCGTCGTCGCTGGGTTATACGACGCTGATGTCGCTGGGCGGACCGGCGGGCGCGCTACTCGGCGTGCTGATCGCGGACCGGGTCGGACGCAGGAACGGCCTGATCGCCGTCGCCGCGATCGCGGCCGTGGTCGGCTGGCTGTATGGCCATTCCACCAGTTTCGAAATGGCGACATTGCTCGGCTTCTGCCTGTTCACGCTCACGTATCTGATGGTCGCGCTCGGCGTCGCCACCTACATTCCCGAACTGTTCGCCACAGAGAACCGCATGCGCGCCAATGGCATTGCCGGATGCGCGGGCCGCATTACCGGCATTCTCGCGCCGCAACTGGTGGTGGTCATGTATGCAGCGGGCGGCGTGAAGGACGTGCTGTCCGTGATCGTCGGCGTGCTGATCGTGATGGCGCTGGTGCTGGCGGTGTTCGGCATCGAAACGAATCAGCGCTCGCTCGAAGAGATCGCGCCCGAGCCTGAACCGCAAACGGATGCAGCGCTCGCCCGCTCCTCGCTGCCGCGCTGA
- a CDS encoding isocitrate lyase/PEP mutase family protein — translation MTSINDDSQPSVRQALRARLAQPDILVAPGIFDMISAKMADSMGFDCLYMTGFGTVASYLGLPDAGLATYTDMVNRVAAFCGGTRTPVICDGDTGYGGLLNVAHTVRGYEQAGAAGIQLEDQEFPKKCGHTPGRRVIPLDDMVRKIKVAAQARQDNNFQIIARTDARTSLGLDEALRRGEAFAKAGADVIFIESPESVEELEKIGRSFDLPLLVNVVEGGRTPQLAPADLQKLGFSLAIYPASGFLAVAKALKDMYGEIKQLKGTEGAKQALYPFADMCELMGFPGVWEFDRLHAD, via the coding sequence ATGACCTCAATAAACGACGACAGCCAGCCCTCCGTCCGTCAGGCGCTTCGCGCGCGCCTTGCGCAGCCGGACATTCTGGTCGCACCCGGCATCTTCGACATGATCTCCGCGAAGATGGCCGACTCGATGGGCTTCGACTGCCTGTACATGACGGGCTTCGGCACCGTGGCGTCCTATCTCGGCCTGCCCGATGCTGGTCTCGCCACGTACACCGACATGGTCAACCGCGTGGCCGCTTTCTGCGGCGGCACGCGCACCCCGGTGATCTGCGACGGCGACACCGGTTATGGCGGCTTGCTGAACGTGGCGCATACGGTGCGCGGCTACGAGCAGGCCGGCGCGGCGGGCATTCAACTCGAAGATCAGGAATTCCCGAAGAAATGCGGGCACACGCCGGGACGCCGCGTGATCCCGCTCGACGACATGGTCCGCAAGATCAAGGTCGCAGCGCAAGCGCGGCAGGACAACAATTTCCAGATCATCGCGCGAACCGATGCGCGCACGTCCCTCGGACTCGACGAAGCCCTGCGCCGCGGCGAAGCGTTCGCGAAGGCCGGTGCGGATGTGATTTTCATCGAATCGCCGGAGAGCGTCGAGGAACTGGAAAAGATCGGTCGATCGTTCGACCTGCCGCTGCTCGTGAACGTCGTTGAAGGCGGCCGCACGCCGCAACTCGCACCGGCAGACTTGCAGAAGCTGGGCTTCTCGCTTGCGATTTATCCGGCGTCGGGCTTTCTCGCCGTCGCCAAGGCACTGAAGGATATGTACGGCGAGATCAAACAACTCAAAGGGACCGAAGGTGCGAAGCAGGCGCTTTATCCATTCGCCGACATGTGCGAACTGATGGGCTTTCCGGGCGTATGGGAGTTCGATCGACTGCACGCTGACTGA
- a CDS encoding PRC-barrel domain-containing protein has product MKAKTLICAAALATVCASQGAFAQIAGIQPLGGTVEQTNALLKGWSVRRALVDEPVYNDLNDKIGNIYDVIIAPDRKATYAVVSVGGFLGMGKHYVAIPVDHFEIRDGNLFLAGATKDALKSVPEFEYNKLEKATKPRKVKVE; this is encoded by the coding sequence TTGAAAGCAAAAACACTGATTTGCGCTGCCGCTCTCGCCACCGTCTGCGCATCGCAAGGCGCTTTTGCGCAGATCGCTGGCATCCAGCCGCTAGGCGGCACGGTGGAGCAGACCAACGCGTTGCTCAAAGGCTGGAGCGTGCGCCGCGCGCTCGTCGATGAACCGGTCTACAACGACCTGAACGACAAGATCGGCAACATCTATGACGTGATCATCGCGCCTGATCGCAAGGCGACTTACGCGGTGGTGTCGGTGGGCGGCTTCCTCGGCATGGGCAAGCATTATGTGGCGATCCCGGTCGACCATTTCGAGATTCGCGACGGCAATCTGTTCCTCGCCGGCGCAACGAAAGATGCGCTGAAGTCGGTGCCGGAATTCGAGTACAACAAGCTCGAAAAAGCGACCAAACCCCGCAAGGTCAAGGTCGAGTGA
- a CDS encoding substrate-binding domain-containing protein yields the protein MTHNMRRRVLLAGTLAAAGLMGSANAGARPGGKLNIALILKSLGDPFTAAMQGAAQNYHEHYASQFDLTVRGTATEKQTDAQIHMVEDMIRARMDAIVVAATDSKALTPVVARAVKAGIIVIAIDNPLDDASQAAAGVSVPFVGPNNHNGALQVGNYLATKLKAGDMVGIVEGNSADRNAQQRTAGCKDAMNAAGLRIAAVEAADWDYAKGRDVAGKMLSDTPRIRGLLCGNDNMAMGAVDAVRDAGRTGDVYITGYNDIEAIKPLIADGRVLATMNQFAERQAVFGLDVALKAVTEQRKQSDLSRRIETPLQLVTAPNH from the coding sequence ATGACGCACAACATGCGCCGCCGCGTGCTGCTGGCCGGTACGCTGGCCGCTGCGGGACTCATGGGCTCGGCCAATGCCGGCGCGCGCCCGGGCGGCAAGCTGAACATCGCGCTGATCCTGAAGTCGCTTGGCGACCCGTTCACCGCGGCAATGCAGGGCGCCGCGCAGAACTATCACGAGCATTATGCATCGCAGTTCGATCTGACGGTGCGAGGAACGGCCACCGAAAAGCAGACCGACGCGCAGATCCATATGGTGGAAGACATGATTCGCGCAAGGATGGACGCAATCGTTGTTGCCGCAACGGACTCGAAAGCGCTCACGCCAGTGGTTGCGCGCGCGGTGAAGGCAGGCATCATCGTGATTGCGATCGACAATCCGCTCGACGACGCGTCGCAGGCAGCCGCAGGGGTCTCGGTCCCGTTCGTCGGACCGAACAATCACAACGGCGCGCTGCAGGTCGGCAATTATCTCGCGACGAAGCTCAAAGCGGGCGACATGGTGGGCATTGTCGAAGGCAATTCAGCCGACCGCAATGCGCAGCAGCGCACGGCCGGCTGCAAGGACGCGATGAATGCGGCGGGTCTGAGGATCGCAGCAGTCGAGGCCGCAGACTGGGACTATGCGAAAGGCCGCGACGTGGCCGGAAAAATGTTGAGCGACACGCCGCGAATCCGCGGCTTGCTGTGCGGCAACGACAACATGGCTATGGGCGCGGTCGACGCCGTGCGCGATGCGGGCAGAACCGGCGACGTCTACATTACCGGCTATAACGACATTGAAGCCATCAAGCCATTGATTGCCGATGGCCGCGTGCTCGCAACAATGAACCAGTTTGCCGAGCGGCAAGCGGTGTTTGGGCTGGACGTTGCGCTGAAGGCCGTAACCGAACAGCGCAAGCAGAGCGACTTGTCGAGAAGGATAGAAACGCCGCTGCAACTCGTGACGGCGCCGAATCATTGA
- a CDS encoding leucine-rich repeat-containing protein kinase family protein yields the protein MTTTLEQLRAGQLTGARELKLACGLTEFPREIFELADTLEVLDLSGNALRALPDDLPRLGKLRILFASGNPFTELPAVLGQCAQLGMIGFKSNRIRHVPGGALPPQLRWLILTDNEIEVLPQEIGRCAQLQKLMLSGNRLRSLPAQMAACTRLELLRIAANRLDALPDWLLRLPRLAWLAYAGNPFGRTLESAALADTQSASIEWRALAIEQKLGEGASGVIYRARLADGGSDKSRPVAVKLFKGAVTSDGLPDCEMAACIRAGDHPNLIPVAGKVANHPAATHGLVMELIDPHFRNLAGPPSFASCTRDIYAPGTRLSVAAVLDMAHGIADAARHLHRQGIVHGDLYAHNILYDDRGHALLGDFGAASFHAVRDQETSHALQRIEVRAYGCLLEELIERCDAPDAQADVMTELAALKDRCLSEDVASRPLPDEIVSALLALKVH from the coding sequence GTGACAACGACACTGGAACAACTGCGGGCCGGCCAGCTGACGGGCGCGCGCGAGCTCAAACTGGCGTGCGGCCTCACTGAATTTCCACGCGAGATTTTCGAGCTGGCCGATACGCTGGAAGTGCTCGACCTGTCGGGCAACGCGCTTCGCGCACTGCCCGACGACCTGCCGCGTCTTGGCAAGCTGCGTATTCTCTTCGCCTCGGGCAACCCGTTCACCGAACTGCCGGCCGTGTTGGGTCAATGTGCGCAGCTCGGCATGATCGGCTTCAAATCCAACCGCATTCGCCACGTGCCCGGCGGCGCGCTGCCGCCGCAATTGCGTTGGCTCATTCTCACTGACAACGAAATCGAAGTCCTGCCGCAGGAAATCGGCCGCTGTGCCCAGTTGCAGAAGCTGATGCTCTCCGGTAACCGGCTGCGCTCGCTGCCTGCGCAGATGGCCGCCTGCACGCGGCTCGAACTGCTGCGTATCGCGGCGAACCGGCTCGACGCTTTGCCGGACTGGCTGCTGCGTCTGCCACGGCTTGCGTGGCTGGCGTACGCTGGTAATCCGTTTGGCCGGACGCTGGAAAGCGCCGCGCTTGCCGATACGCAGAGCGCCTCGATCGAGTGGCGTGCGCTCGCGATCGAACAGAAACTGGGCGAGGGCGCATCGGGTGTCATCTACCGTGCGCGGCTCGCGGACGGCGGCTCTGACAAGTCGCGCCCGGTCGCCGTCAAGCTCTTCAAGGGCGCGGTGACGAGCGACGGCTTGCCCGACTGCGAGATGGCCGCGTGCATTCGTGCCGGCGATCATCCGAATCTGATTCCAGTGGCCGGGAAGGTGGCAAATCATCCGGCGGCCACGCATGGCCTCGTGATGGAACTGATCGACCCGCACTTTCGCAATCTTGCCGGACCACCGAGCTTTGCATCCTGCACGCGCGACATCTATGCGCCCGGCACGCGCTTGAGCGTCGCCGCCGTGCTCGATATGGCGCACGGTATCGCCGATGCCGCGCGTCATCTGCACCGCCAGGGAATCGTGCATGGCGATCTGTATGCGCACAATATCCTTTACGACGATCGTGGCCATGCATTGCTTGGCGACTTCGGCGCGGCGTCATTCCATGCCGTGCGCGATCAGGAGACGAGTCACGCGCTGCAGCGTATCGAGGTGAGAGCGTATGGTTGTCTGCTGGAGGAACTGATCGAACGATGTGACGCGCCTGACGCTCAGGCGGATGTCATGACCGAACTGGCGGCGTTGAAAGATCGCTGTCTGAGCGAAGATGTAGCCAGCCGTCCGTTGCCGGACGAGATCGTCAGCGCATTGCTGGCGTTGAAGGTCCATTGA
- a CDS encoding methylated-DNA--[protein]-cysteine S-methyltransferase has product MTYAYTLMDSPVGQLKLVARGDRLAAVLWENDKPNRVRLGTMVEANERPVLLDTARQLHEYFAGERQTFDLALDFEGTAFQKKVWAALLTIPFGQTRSYSEIARQIGNLNAVRAVGAANGRNPISIVAPCHRVIGASGELTGFAGGLANKMLLLSLEAGQASLQTAAESPGLAAQPLEKANAQAKVAPTSGRSAKAERAESMRGTQISLFGN; this is encoded by the coding sequence GTGACATACGCATACACACTGATGGATTCGCCGGTCGGCCAGTTGAAGCTCGTTGCCAGAGGTGACCGGCTCGCGGCGGTTCTCTGGGAGAACGACAAACCGAACCGCGTGCGGCTCGGCACCATGGTCGAGGCGAATGAGCGCCCGGTGCTGCTCGACACCGCGCGGCAACTCCACGAGTATTTTGCTGGCGAGCGTCAAACATTTGACCTCGCACTCGACTTCGAAGGTACGGCTTTTCAGAAGAAGGTGTGGGCCGCGCTGCTCACGATCCCATTCGGCCAGACACGCAGCTATTCGGAGATCGCACGGCAGATCGGCAACCTGAATGCAGTGCGCGCGGTCGGCGCGGCGAACGGCAGAAATCCCATCTCGATCGTTGCGCCATGCCATCGCGTGATTGGCGCATCTGGGGAGCTGACGGGGTTTGCCGGCGGCCTCGCCAACAAGATGCTGCTGTTGTCGCTCGAAGCGGGGCAAGCTTCGCTGCAGACGGCAGCGGAAAGCCCCGGCCTTGCGGCGCAACCGTTGGAAAAAGCAAACGCACAAGCGAAGGTCGCGCCGACATCCGGCCGCAGCGCGAAAGCCGAGCGCGCTGAATCGATGCGCGGCACGCAAATCTCGTTGTTCGGCAACTGA